The genomic region GAGCCGTGTCCAGAAAAGGGCGAAGTATACTGGCCCAGAGAAGACAAGTGTTACCCAAAGTTCAGCAGAGGACCGTGTCCGAAGGGTGAACTTCTCACTACGAACGAGGATGGCCTAACAGTGTGCTCCTGCTCCGCGACAGGAGAACTCGGCAGGTATCACTGGCCAGGCAATGTAGGAGGCTGCCACGAACACTACACTAAAGGCCCATGCGCAGAACCTGGCGAACTGTTTCTGCCAGGCGGGGCATGCGGTTGCAACCATGAGCTACCTCATTATCACAAGCTGACTGGGATGTGCTACCAATTGGGTAAGACAAATCACGTTCTCATGGAGTACTGTTACGCACAAACCGATCATCCAATTGACAAATCCCGTCGACAGGTGGTACCGGTCCGTGTCCGAAGGGTCACCACTTCGTCGTAGCGAGCACACCGGCCAGCGAAGATACAATTCGAGCCCAATGCATATGCAAGCCCAACCATGTGCTCTACACAGATGGATTCTGTTATAGAATGTACACTAGAGGACCCTGCGAACACGGTCAGATGTTGACAGACTCGACGACTTGCGTGCCAGTGCCCTGCAAGCGAGGAAGACTCTACTTCCCAGAGGAGAAGACGTGTTACAAGGTGGGAACCAGAGGACCGTGCCCAAGCAGACAAATAGTTTTGTACGATCACACTGTGAGACCTTCCATCGATGGAATCAGCTACAACGGTATCTGCGGCTGCACCAATGCACTCAGGGGCTCCGAGAAATGCTTCGAAGACGCGACGGACAGCTGCGAGTCCACGCCAGGAACGGTACTGATGAACAAAACTTGTTACAAACTGTACACGCAAGGTCCATGCACCGCAGGGGAATGGTTGGTACCGAAGAGGATACCGAAGCCGACTTTGTGGAACAAAGAGGAGTCTGAACTGAAAGCTAGATGCGAGTGCAGGCCCGGATACAAAAGGGTCACGGACAGTTTGGAAGTGTCTGAGTTAGAGAGCAACAGCCTCCTGTCGCCGGGCGGTTGCCAGCCACCGGCTGTCAGTTTGGCGAAGTTCCTTAACGAGAACGTCAAGTCGGCGAACTTCTAAAGACTGCTTTCGTGCCTGCGAATACGTGTAAATAGAAGTGTACAAATACTGTGCGCGCGAGACACTTCTCTACGTTCGAGTATCATTCCTATTTATTTTAGTGCGTGTGTTTTCTAATGCACTGTTTATGATAAAGTTGGTTAATCATTAGAGCAAGAAAGAATATTCTATTCGAttcctatttcttgcaatcgaggcagacaatttttatcttgcataaaaatccgccgtctaattatttattatatgtagGTTTATGTAAATATTTGATAAACGATAAATGAATGAAACGATGGTACTCACTCGTTCTTGCGTTGCAGCTCGTGGATCTGAGCTTCGCTTCCTTGGACCTCTTGATCCTTCATCATCATTTCCCTCTCCAACGCGGCTATTCTTTCCGTTTTCCCGTCCAGTACCATCTAAAAACGATCAttcgattttataataaagCCTAATGCGATCAACTGAAAATTAACGTTATTTTGTGAATCAATTTTTTGGAATTATGGAGATAATCCGAGGAATCTGAAAAAggtacacattaataatcgtaATAAGACGCAACTACGTGATTGCCTGAATGAAGTATTAGTAAGTTAGCAAACATTTATTACTTACTAGCAACTGATCCTTTTCGTGATCCAGATGCGTCATATTCGTCTTCAAATGATTAATTTCCTGCTGCAGATCCCTTATTTGATGTTCCAGCTGCAACTGCTGTCGCTCCATTGTTCTACTGCGTTCCAACGCTTTATTCAATTCGGACTTCGATTGAGCGAATTGGTTCTGACTGTCGCCCAGTGCCTGGTCGGTCTGGTCTTGCAACGCCCTGACACATGTACATTGATCTGTGTCAATTTACATCAAAGTAAATCAATCGTAGATACTAGCTATAACGCTGTTACCGACAAACACTAAAAATTGTACCAAATAGGAGCTGAATAATCAGCTGAAATTAacagatatttttcaattcgttTCCATTGTATAATAGTACAAGTTGCTTTGAAATGCATCTCTGATGGcttcataaataattaaaatacctAAGTTGAAAATACTGGCTACGTTGAGTGGATAGTTCTTGCTTGGTTCGCTTCAGCTCTTCTCGAAGGTCCTCCAactgatcttctaatccatttACGGTTGCTTTTCGTGCTCCTTGTGTCAGCAGAagctcctgtcgttctttttctATCTGCTTCAAACGAGTTTCCACTTCGGACAGATTTTCTCTCAAACGACGCTGCTCGGACGTGTGTGCCTCTGCTGCTATCTGAtcacaaaataatataatacacaGAATGTTAATGTAATTCGAGCACTAgagaattaaatgaaaatgtttaataattaccTTTAATCTTTCCCGCAATGCATTGCGTTCCTCTATCAATCGTTCAATGTCCGCTCGGGCCATGTCCCGTTCGTGTTCTAAACGTTCAATAATTccctaaaaatattattttattatacattgTATACCTTACTATCgctatttattaattctttacCTTGGCTTTGTTCGAGTCCTTGGAAGTAGGAGGAGAACAATTGCACGAAACTCCGCGTTTGCATGCACTGCAGGGCCGATGTTTGTGATCGGTTTTATAATTTTGCAATCGCGCCTCCAAATTGTTTTTCTCTCGAAACAGCTCATTCTTTTCTCGCTGTAATTCGTCCAGTGCAGTTTCCTTCTCGCTCAATTGGTGCTTTAACTCACGAATTCTTGTCCACAGATCGTCCTAATTTTAAtcaagaaaaagtttgaaagaagttaCGAAACGCAATAAGGAAAATTTAAGTCTCACATGATCTTTCTCCATCGTTTTATTAGGATGATCTTTCACGTTGTTGTACTCATTCTTGTAAAAGTCCCTTTCTCTCCTCAGCTTTTCAACTCCTTGTTCCAACTGCAATCGTTTTTAAATGCGTAAGTATTTTCTATCGACTTGTATTGAattgatttatattcaaattcatatCGTACATTGCTTAATCGAGCTTCTTTCTCGGCTAATTGTTTGCGTATGCTTTCGTATTCGACACCGTTAATAATAGCATCCCTTTTTCTATACATCTCTTCAAAATCCATTCCGTTTTGACCTACCAAGAAAAGATGTTTCTGTATCAttcgaaaaattgttatttatttaataccATACCTCTATTGTAATCGTTCTTCCTCCCTTTTTCTTGAACCATTCTTGAAGAAACTCGGTCATCAGTTTGGAACGTCTCCTTCGAATGCATTTgttctttcaataatttattgctaTACTCTAACTGAATAATATCTTGTCTTTGCCTCTCGTTTTCTCTGCACAGTCTTTCTATCTCATCATTCAAGTTCTTTTCTGTGAAATCGGTTATGAATCGGTTATCTTATCGTTTTAAGTTCTTTTCTGTGAAATCGGTTATGAAACGTTCGTGAAACACAATAATATCGATGTTACATTAAAAAAGTAATTCTTTTCAGTATAtaaccaaagaaataaatttgaataataatgaataaaaattaagcCTAGCGTAAACTGCAGATTGTCAATAAAAATCTCGTATACCGATCACTGTTAGTTCATTTATCCGATCTACTATACGCTTCTTCTCGTCCAGCGTGGATTCCAAATTTCTTTGGATATTACGTTTCTCCAATCTGCAAGCTTCGAGGTCTGCTCTCAACTCTTGCACGTCTCTGCGTTCCACAGTCAGTTCACCTTCCAGGACATGCACCTGGGTCATCAGATCTTGCAGCTTTtgctaaatgaaaataaaatggaaCAGGACGTGCCAGCGTTACATAAAGATAGAACGTCAGCTTTGCAAAATTACCTGGAGCTTAGAAACCTTCTCGTTGTTTTCTTTAACTGCAGTATTGCAGTCCGCTTCCACAGCTAAAGCAATGTGATCTATGTCCCTCAATTCCTTTTCTAGTTCTTCATTTCGGTCCGCAAGCTTCAGTGCTTGCGTCATGGCATCGTGTTGTTTGTTTAAAGCTTCTGGAGAAGATAGGTCATTGTCAAAACAGCTATTAACTCCacaaatcttgtcatttttcgtTTTACCTTTCAATTGTTGTTCCAGCTCTGATTTTTCTTGctgaagaatttttaatttatgaagATCTACGTTATCAGCAgactttatgaaattattttcgatcttcttacAGAAACAATCTTTTGAAACCGCAGAGTACGGTCTGCCACCCtctaataactttttcaatcgCAAGACCTCTTTCTCCTTCGCAGTTAACTGCAGAAATAgttgaatataaatatacatactgtgataTCTTTGTTACTTTTACGAATACAAATAAACATGGAAAAGTGAGATGTACGTGGAATATCGTACATACGTACAATATTTCTGTATCCCCACTCCGTTACAAGCGAATTGCATGCAAGAAGATAAATTTTTTCCCGGGTCATGCAAACATAAATATGAATAGTATACCTGGCTCTCTAACGTTTGCACATTGTCAGACTGTAATAAGAGTTCCCCCTTTAGTTTCATTACCTCGTGAGTCAGACAATTCATTTTATGGTCTGCCATACTCAATAAATCAACAGTTTTCGGTTCTACTATGCTCAAACTTGGTAAAGGAGTGGCTTTGGTCCCAGTTTTCGGTAACGGATCGCTTTCTAAAACTGCTCTTCGAAGAGGATAACAGGGACGCTTCTTAGAAGCTGCAAACCATCAATAAATTACATAGAACTTCGATAAAGTACGCGCATATGTTGAAACATATATAAGAAGAATATTTACCTAGCCCAACGTTACTAATCGTCGGCTTCAAACACTTCCCTTGCAACTCCAGAATCTTTTTAGACTTTCTAGAAGATTCCGTCTCCAGCTCTTTGATTCTGTGTAAATTCCGAGAAGACGCCAATTGGAGATCGTTGCATTCGCGCTCCAACTTGTGTATCTCTTTTTTGAGGTCTTTGATCAGCTTCTGATGACTCTCCTTTGCCTTCGACAGATCCAAGTGAAGACGGTTGCATTCTTCGACCAACCTGGCGTTGTCACATTTATAAGGATCTATCGCAGATTGCAGCCGAGAGTGTGCCTGAATTGAAACGGAACGTAACAAATTACATGGAAATATCTTAAATTTACGTGCAATTCGTTTCACGTCGCTACACGAAGATATCTATAAGGTGCTTTTCATGAACTCGTTGGCAGAATATTGATAGTATTTGTTTTTCATATAAAGGGTGATCTATACACAAGTAGCATTTCTTTTACTTGAATTCGTTGATGTATGGAAACAACTGGTcacacaaagttatttacacgtACCTCGATATTATCCTGCGCAATGCTCTTAAAGTATTTCAGGCTTTCCGTCGTCTGAAGAAGATCGGCCAACAATTTTTCTATCAACGGCAATGCATCCAAGGTTACAGAATGCTTGTATCCCAAGCTATCCAAATGCTTGCGAACAGTTCTATACCTAACTGCCACATTGTAATCGTTTTCCGAgctcattttcattaaatgtataattaatatCGCTTCTACTATTCTCTAAATATGTATTACTTGCCGATTGGTTCGTTAACGatccattttaaataaaatcgatacTATCACGAACGTGtttgataataattttaatgtacaatcgatagaaatgtttaaaatatatattacatttACGCAGTCATCACTATAACCAAATTGCTAAATACAATGGTGTTTCGAATTTCGTCAAGATAACTTATCTGTCACAGTTGTTGCTTCTCTTGTGAAGATCATTTTCTGTTTATTATGCAggcacatttttttattatactcgAACAGAACACTGTCAATTACATATTGTACTCCCGCTTCAACAATAGACGCGCTCGCGTCTATATAGCGATAGCGCAAACATTATTCAAAAATGCTGCCAACGTTAGAAAGATTAACTGACTTGCGTCGTGGCTTGTTTTGGCGCCAGattcgaaattcgaaaatataacaacgtaGAAAcgaaatagactgcggatgtttatgcgaaataaacattttctatatacgtgaattgcaacaacctggagtgagatatatgtatagaaacgtgttttctttcgttgaaaataaaaaatataacacacacacacacggtatttttaaattctaagtctagtaataacatttatgggtccaaaataaataaaaatcgtacaagTTCTGTCAAATTTGAtaaatactccagcattttttgaaaatttttataaaccatataatgcataagatccgcaatctactaatgAATAAATTTTAGATAAATCAGAAGCGCGCAAGATCCACTAGCAACAAATGCAGCACAATAAACGTTtctctttattgcatatacatttttatattgtcTATTTCTATCTTATTCGTACGTTATAAAAGATTTGGATCGTTCAGTTTCATCTAAAATATAAGTATTAATACTCTACTAATAGTTCAAATTTTACGACAATCTATAGACTTGTAAATATTTCCAAATACTGTATATTTCGTAATATAATGTCAAAGTTTGCATAGGCTATTCGAATTATGTTTTAATGTTCGAAAATGAGCGTATATTGAAACAGTGTCAAGTAATAACGATTCTACTATAAAGTCTTTTCTCGAACTGCAAAGACAAAGATACTGATATTTCAAAGTTCGATTAACGTTCGAATATTATCAATTGTCCTACCGTAATTATAGTTTTAGAAAGTctgaaatattgtatttcgttttatacgatgatgtttctgataatatatatgtatacaagtaTAGTAACTATATATGCATGATTGCGTCTCGTGAATTTGAGCAGAGAGATTTCCACGAGATcgttgtaaaaaaaatgtaataaatgttACAGGAAATGTTGCTTTAATTGCACTTACTGACAACTCCGTTCTTAAATGAAAAGTATTGCACTGTCGTCGGAACATAAAATATCACTATAACAACttctactatacatataattaatcatgtacatatgtatgtatcggAATTTTTAAGCTATGCGCTTTCGTTGGCTTATCTATCATCTTTATGTTAGGAACTGTGTTTCACTTTGTTgaattttacaataaaaaaatattgaacgTTATACGATTCATTGTTAAGATAAATACTGAGGCATTTCTTACCCAGTATCGTTCTGATActtatacaataaataatatacatatacatacatgtgtACACGTAACATtaaacataaataaaataataattagaacGCCAGCGTTTTTCTACCAATTAAGTATCGTCTGATGCTTACCACCTAATAAGCTCTTCTATTGCTctcgaatttaaaaaatacttgtcctatatattttataaatttcactctttttatgacaaaaataatatCGAAACTCTAACTTCGATATGATATCAGTTTCCTTCAACTTTGTTGCGACGGTATAGTCCCCATTGACAAATCGCCAAAGGTTTCTCCGTACACTTCCAGTACTTCTCGCTCGAATTCGGGATCCCTCAAAATCTCAATGCCTTTCACACCTAAACGTCTGTACTTTTGGAATAAGGGTTTGGACGCCTCCCACAAGTCTCGATTTTCTTCCAGCACGTAAACTAGCGGTTGCACCACGGGGAACAATGCAGCAAGATTACTAGAAACAGCGTTTGAAAAATCAGTAAAGTGATTTTAGCGCACGAAAGGTACAAACTATACATGCAGAAGTATACTCACGTAAAAACTGGAAGAACTACATTTGTTATAAACTGAACTTGAAGGTCTGGTATAGAGGCGCGTTCTCTATCCATCATTTCTATGGGGGAGCTACCCATACTCTTTTCTAGGTCTCCTTGCGAGAAGAACTCGTCGTAAATATGTTCCTACAATAAACGCAGAATTGATGTTAGACAGGTGTGCGaacattatttattaacgttcaACATTTTACTCGCCGCAGTCTCCTTCGAAACTCTCCAATGTTTAGTCTGATCGCTGAGATCGCAGCACGTCATAAGCATGTCGAAGAACAATTTTTGTTGCTTCGGATCGCTTTTcacatatttatttttcataatgtttTCCTGAATTTCTGCAACGCGAAAATGTTCTGCCAGATCAGTAGCGAGGATGTTATTCTTCAATAAATCCAACGCTTCACTGTATTCCTCGCTACTGAAATTTTCGAATATATTGCTGTCCTCTGTGTTCAAAATGCACATAGTCTGCGCCAAGTGATGTCTCTACCACAcaacataaaataatattattgcaGTTACTAGCTGTTACATCTTCGGAGATACAAGCTTACCTCCATCACAGAGCCTTCGGAACTATAAAGACTGGCCAGTACTGTGCTACACATCATTTGAAACGAGTTACTCGTTCCTCTGTGATCGATATCGTGGCTTAAACAAGCCACTAGGAAGACTAAGGCTTGCAAGTGTGTCATGTAGTTCTCAGAAATCAAATGCAGGTTCTTTATTAGCAAATAGGCGAAGTGGGTTACGGAGAACGCGTGTACCCAGTTGTGATAAGGTGCATCTCTATAACCCCTCTTCACGTATAATATAAacctgtacaattttttaattaatactgcatctctctctctctctctctctctctctctctctctcttaacactaggtttacagatCACTAAAAATCACTATTCtacattactagacagcggatgtttatgcaattttcaacttttatagacaaattttaagaaagtgttaccaaataaaattctattttcattggtaatagcttAGTATATATTTGtagattcaaaataaataaaaatcgtactaaattctactAATTTTAATGCAGCATTCTACTAATTTTATAGTACGTAAGCATTTCTTGAAAATCTTTATAAGCCATAAACgcgtaaagatccacagtctctACATTacttaataaaaataacgaaaatgAGCCATCTTTACaaatctcaataatcgtaaattaaaaatattagaactcgtcATTCTAACGCGTCCCGTAAACCTTATAGTGATAGAACACTCGACAATTTCATTACCTAGCTAACGTCGGTACTTTCATCTTCCAATGCTTAATGAAACCTAAATCGTTGAACATCTTGATTGTGTAACACGGCATGTGCTTCTCAGGTATACTTTTAGGagcaaattggaatttattgaaATCTTTTATGTTGTGTTCGTCCTTGCAAGTCAACAATGCTCGGACGTCGTTGTCCTCCACCTGCGAATAAGCATTTCGTTCGATGAATTAAATTCACTCGGTTCAAGCGGATACTGTGGTCGCGGTGTTTCCAGAGACTCTACCTTCATATGGTACATCATAACTTCGTTGCTGAGTTTATTTCTCGCTTGTGCGTCCTGCATTTTCTTGTAAACGATACCGTGCATTATGGAAAGTCCACAGTAGATGCTGAACGCCATTGCTACCTCCTCGTCGAACACATCGAAGTAGAATCCATTCTTTTTGTTACACAGCTGTGCAACACCTACGATAAAATCAAATTGTGGCGactttaatttattattcagtTTCGAATCTCGTGCGGTATGTTTTAGAGGCGTGCGAGAACCAGGAGAATGTCGTcaacattttcgggttctcttACACTTCCAATATTTTCGTAACAAGCGATTAATGAACGTTTCGCTCACCGACAATTTCTTTCCTGTCTCTGATCGGGAAGCACAAGATATTTCTAGTTTTAAAGCCTGTGACCTCGTCTATTCGACGATAGAAAAGAGGATGCTCGTACGCGTTTCTAATGTTTAGCAATTTGCCAGTGGCCGCGACGTGACCCGCTATACCCTTCCCTATCGGTATTCTCATTTCTTTCACAGACTAGAAACAATCGGGTCTTAAGTTTGATTTACCAGGCGTAAGACTTCGCCTCGTGTGGCTTTCAACTCACTTCTTTCATAGCAATGCCATCAAACACTTTGGCAACTAGATCTTGCTGATCCGGATCCAGAAGAAACAACGAGCATCGCTCTGCGTTTGTTATGTTTCTTACTTCTGCCATGATCTCGCGCAGGAGATCAGAAAAGTCccctaaaaaaatttattgtatgaTAAAATAAGATATGATTCGAACAAAAGTTGttagattaaatacttacctatATGCGTAAGTAGTTTCCTAGAAAACGAAAGTAGGTTCTGGCACTGTTTCTTCTGACGTTGTTCTTCGTAATACGCGTGCGAGGTCAATAAAAATCCCAAGCAGAATCTATAAAAGGAAAAGATTGTATGTTACAGTACTGtttgaatttctttttgaaAACTGTCAATGTTCTTTCGACACAACAAAAAGGATACTTCACCGAAAACATTCTTGGACAATTTCTATGGACTTATTGGTAGCTTTCTCATTGTTATTGTCACCTAAACAAACTACCAAAACTGTATAGTCTTGCTTGGGATGTTTTATAGGAATCATTAATAACGATTTTGGCGCAGGACATTGGCATTGACATTGGCACTGGATGTGCCGCAGTATTTCCTCGTTGAGCAACGCGATGTCTATAGTCGTTGGCACCTTGCTTTTTACAGTCTTGTATAAAATGTTATTCAGCACCtgaaaagatattaaaaattgcatacatAGAGCATAAAAATTCTAACGGACTGTTTACAATATGAAGCAATTATATGAAGGTGAAGAGTAAATGTTCATTTTATCGGAATTCTGATTACGGCGAGCAGCTAGCGCTGAcacattgttatttattatcttaTCAGCAGGAAACTTTttaatttgtacaaataaaaattagga from Lasioglossum baleicum chromosome 2, iyLasBale1, whole genome shotgun sequence harbors:
- the LOC143217320 gene encoding uncharacterized protein LOC143217320 isoform X1, whose amino-acid sequence is MKMSSENDYNVAVRYRTVRKHLDSLGYKHSVTLDALPLIEKLLADLLQTTESLKYFKSIAQDNIEAHSRLQSAIDPYKCDNARLVEECNRLHLDLSKAKESHQKLIKDLKKEIHKLERECNDLQLASSRNLHRIKELETESSRKSKKILELQGKCLKPTISNVGLASKKRPCYPLRRAVLESDPLPKTGTKATPLPSLSIVEPKTVDLLSMADHKMNCLTHEVMKLKGELLLQSDNVQTLESQLTAKEKEVLRLKKLLEGGRPYSAVSKDCFCKKIENNFIKSADNVDLHKLKILQQEKSELEQQLKEALNKQHDAMTQALKLADRNEELEKELRDIDHIALAVEADCNTAVKENNEKVSKLQQKLQDLMTQVHVLEGELTVERRDVQELRADLEACRLEKRNIQRNLESTLDEKKRIVDRINELTVIEKNLNDEIERLCRENERQRQDIIQLEYSNKLLKEQMHSKETFQTDDRVSSRMVQEKGRKNDYNRGQNGMDFEEMYRKRDAIINGVEYESIRKQLAEKEARLSNLEQGVEKLRRERDFYKNEYNNVKDHPNKTMEKDHDDLWTRIRELKHQLSEKETALDELQREKNELFREKNNLEARLQNYKTDHKHRPCSACKRGVSCNCSPPTSKDSNKAKGIIERLEHERDMARADIERLIEERNALRERLKIAAEAHTSEQRRLRENLSEVETRLKQIEKERQELLLTQGARKATVNGLEDQLEDLREELKRTKQELSTQRSQYFQLRALQDQTDQALGDSQNQFAQSKSELNKALERSRTMERQQLQLEHQIRDLQQEINHLKTNMTHLDHEKDQLLMVLDGKTERIAALEREMMMKDQEVQGSEAQIHELQRKNDLTIGQAAEQERQMRSMQLEVENVQRQLQTTTRDRENAIQENRRIQDDLAACTCEMRNLQREFEASRAESFDLKRQLQTYVSEVRRAEELLNRKENERTEMLNHFRSLSLEASVLENNNHSLESEAAEARGALQTARDRMMDLERQLADKESLISGYETQISELTQNVASMETQLRQHGDQRQRAESDLTAVRDLCMKLDQQKDTLMHQLDDKDSLKEQYDMQIAKLKAEQTIIQDQMNRDRASVERLEILLDQARQESIEVQANNQELQNEMSRLRTKLSELQSKLSSESMKLRQYQTQAAEYCKQISELRRQMTNERFDRARQNEESRRSLNSTPDSFNVDLNVVI
- the LOC143217320 gene encoding uncharacterized protein LOC143217320 isoform X2, whose translation is MKMSSENDYNVAVRYRTVRKHLDSLGYKHSVTLDALPLIEKLLADLLQTTESLKYFKSIAQDNIEAHSRLQSAIDPYKCDNARLVEECNRLHLDLSKAKESHQKLIKDLKKEIHKLERECNDLQLASSRNLHRIKELETESSRKSKKILELQGKCLKPTISNVGLASKKRPCYPLRRAVLESDPLPKTGTKATPLPSLSIVEPKTVDLLSMADHKMNCLTHEVMKLKGELLLQSDNVQTLESQLTAKEKEVLRLKKLLEGGRPYSAVSKDCFCKKIENNFIKSADNVDLHKLKILQQEKSELEQQLKALNKQHDAMTQALKLADRNEELEKELRDIDHIALAVEADCNTAVKENNEKVSKLQQKLQDLMTQVHVLEGELTVERRDVQELRADLEACRLEKRNIQRNLESTLDEKKRIVDRINELTVIEKNLNDEIERLCRENERQRQDIIQLEYSNKLLKEQMHSKETFQTDDRVSSRMVQEKGRKNDYNRGQNGMDFEEMYRKRDAIINGVEYESIRKQLAEKEARLSNLEQGVEKLRRERDFYKNEYNNVKDHPNKTMEKDHDDLWTRIRELKHQLSEKETALDELQREKNELFREKNNLEARLQNYKTDHKHRPCSACKRGVSCNCSPPTSKDSNKAKGIIERLEHERDMARADIERLIEERNALRERLKIAAEAHTSEQRRLRENLSEVETRLKQIEKERQELLLTQGARKATVNGLEDQLEDLREELKRTKQELSTQRSQYFQLRALQDQTDQALGDSQNQFAQSKSELNKALERSRTMERQQLQLEHQIRDLQQEINHLKTNMTHLDHEKDQLLMVLDGKTERIAALEREMMMKDQEVQGSEAQIHELQRKNDLTIGQAAEQERQMRSMQLEVENVQRQLQTTTRDRENAIQENRRIQDDLAACTCEMRNLQREFEASRAESFDLKRQLQTYVSEVRRAEELLNRKENERTEMLNHFRSLSLEASVLENNNHSLESEAAEARGALQTARDRMMDLERQLADKESLISGYETQISELTQNVASMETQLRQHGDQRQRAESDLTAVRDLCMKLDQQKDTLMHQLDDKDSLKEQYDMQIAKLKAEQTIIQDQMNRDRASVERLEILLDQARQESIEVQANNQELQNEMSRLRTKLSELQSKLSSESMKLRQYQTQAAEYCKQISELRRQMTNERFDRARQNEESRRSLNSTPDSFNVDLNVVI
- the LOC143217554 gene encoding uncharacterized protein LOC143217554 isoform X2, with amino-acid sequence MPPPWADPSSNPCAAQPRGWQLLFWPADGKCYKIFQIGPPCPETMELGPAAGGGGTVVECRCPPGTAQSPRDALCHLIYTKASCPKGQFFAPVPETSGKSRWGVCRDPEPCPEKGEVYWPREDKCYPKFSRGPCPKGELLTTNEDGLTVCSCSATGELGRYHWPGNVGGCHEHYTKGPCAEPGELFLPGGACGCNHELPHYHKLTGMCYQLGGTGPCPKGHHFVVASTPASEDTIRAQCICKPNHVLYTDGFCYRMYTRGPCEHGQMLTDSTTCVPVPCKRGRLYFPEEKTCYKVGTRGPCPSRQIVLYDHTVRPSIDGISYNGICGCTNALRGSEKCFEDATDSCESTPGTVLMNKTCYKLYTQGPCTAGEWLVPKRIPKPTLWNKEESELKARCECRPGYKRVTDSLEVSELESNSLLSPGGCQPPAVSLAKFLNENVKSANF
- the LOC143217554 gene encoding uncharacterized protein LOC143217554 isoform X1, with protein sequence MEITCALKTLLVVSWFLSLNVKSAIMPPPWADPSSNPCAAQPRGWQLLFWPADGKCYKIFQIGPPCPETMELGPAAGGGGTVVECRCPPGTAQSPRDALCHLIYTKASCPKGQFFAPVPETSGKSRWGVCRDPEPCPEKGEVYWPREDKCYPKFSRGPCPKGELLTTNEDGLTVCSCSATGELGRYHWPGNVGGCHEHYTKGPCAEPGELFLPGGACGCNHELPHYHKLTGMCYQLGGTGPCPKGHHFVVASTPASEDTIRAQCICKPNHVLYTDGFCYRMYTRGPCEHGQMLTDSTTCVPVPCKRGRLYFPEEKTCYKVGTRGPCPSRQIVLYDHTVRPSIDGISYNGICGCTNALRGSEKCFEDATDSCESTPGTVLMNKTCYKLYTQGPCTAGEWLVPKRIPKPTLWNKEESELKARCECRPGYKRVTDSLEVSELESNSLLSPGGCQPPAVSLAKFLNENVKSANF
- the LOC143217473 gene encoding cGMP-dependent 3',5'-cyclic phosphodiesterase, which translates into the protein MGSLDSSVSNSERILLLLEECADLSYPQMQQKLNKYLQKMTNSKVSFLVPFLVKSEEMLIHVIGEQILERQLRFPVLNNILYKTVKSKVPTTIDIALLNEEILRHIQCQCQCQCPAPKSLLMIPIKHPKQDYTVLVVCLGDNNNEKATNKSIEIVQECFRFCLGFLLTSHAYYEEQRQKKQCQNLLSFSRKLLTHIGDFSDLLREIMAEVRNITNAERCSLFLLDPDQQDLVAKVFDGIAMKESVKEMRIPIGKGIAGHVAATGKLLNIRNAYEHPLFYRRIDEVTGFKTRNILCFPIRDRKEIVGVAQLCNKKNGFYFDVFDEEVAMAFSIYCGLSIMHGIVYKKMQDAQARNKLSNEVMMYHMKVEDNDVRALLTCKDEHNIKDFNKFQFAPKSIPEKHMPCYTIKMFNDLGFIKHWKMKVPTLARFILYVKRGYRDAPYHNWVHAFSVTHFAYLLIKNLHLISENYMTHLQALVFLVACLSHDIDHRGTSNSFQMMCSTVLASLYSSEGSVMERHHLAQTMCILNTEDSNIFENFSSEEYSEALDLLKNNILATDLAEHFRVAEIQENIMKNKYVKSDPKQQKLFFDMLMTCCDLSDQTKHWRVSKETAEHIYDEFFSQGDLEKSMGSSPIEMMDRERASIPDLQVQFITNVVLPVFTNLAALFPVVQPLVYVLEENRDLWEASKPLFQKYRRLGVKGIEILRDPEFEREVLEVYGETFGDLSMGTIPSQQS